The following proteins are co-located in the Triplophysa dalaica isolate WHDGS20190420 chromosome 2, ASM1584641v1, whole genome shotgun sequence genome:
- the LOC130437663 gene encoding GTPase IMAP family member 5-like: MASANPSQSSDLRIVLLGKNRAEISAIGNRILGRKAFKEKRRVSEVQRGRVEDRNISVIDTPGFFNTELTDEDLQNEMMKSLSLSHPGPHVFLLTVNPDTFTEDDVRKIVKKIEKNFGAHVLKFTLLLFIREQMTNREWMVLKLSKIYQDLISHFRGKYHEINSLSDTTEITTLVEKLDEVVRQNDDQHYSNEKYAMFPAVRNQEQREKVLVVKTNQRISSHEYKDFGATSKLETRVHSTQGRGTAQNIGPCAKAMFGAPPSYKSNIRTGTAEKNATSNTILGNNLCKEEMSSDVSHHNAEHHTFEMCRELFRNSVEEEEKEKERKRERERDKLRRTEEQRSREKAQRIQEEELRNREEEQREKEEIENLKLINAEMRMIELVRTMSMRRRAEVLAALMAARHTKDQDKNRKQFTFESDKTYQNL; encoded by the exons ATGG CAAGTGCGAATCCATCTCAGTCATCTGATCTCAGGATTGTGTTGCTGGGGAAGAACAGAGCCGAAATAAGTGCAATAGGAAACAGAATTCTGGGcagaaaagcatttaaagagaagagaagagtgAGTGAAGTCCAGAGAGGACGAGTAGAAGATAGAAACATCTCAGTTATTGACACTCCAGGATTCTTCAACACTGAACTGACTGATGAAGATCTACAGAATGAAATGATGAagagtctttctctctctcatcctggTCCTCATGTCTTCCTGCTCACAGTCAATCCAGACACATTCACAGAAGATGACGTGAGGAAGATTGTAAAGAAGATTGAGAAGAACTTTGGAGCTCATGTGTTAAAGTTCACCCTATTGCTGTTTATTAGAGAACAAATGACAAACAGAGAATGGATGGTCTTAAAACTCAGTAAAATATATCAGGATCTCATCAGCCATTTCAGAGGTAAATATCATGAGATAAACAGTTTAAGCGATACAACAGAGATTACAACACTCGTGGAAAAACTTGATGAAGTCGTCAGACAGAATGATGACCAGCATTACAGCAATGAGAAATACGCAATGTTCCCAGCAGTCAGAAACCAGGAGCAAAGGGAGAAAGTTCTGGTGGTGAAAACAA ACCAGAGAATCTCATCTCATGAATATAAAGACTTTGGGGCAACATCTAAGCTCGAGACAAGAGTTCACAGCACTCAGGGCAGGGGCACAGCACAGAATATTGGGCCCTGTGCAAAGGCGATGTTTGGGGCCCCTCCAAGCTATAAATCAA ATATTAGGACCGGGACGGCGGAAAAGAATGCAACAAGTAACACCATCCTGGGAAACAACCTGTGTAAGGAAGAAATGTCATCTGACGTCAGTCATCACAATGCAGAGCATCACACTTTTGAGATGTGCCGGGAACTTTTCAGAAATTCTGTTGAAgaggaggagaaagagaaagagagaaagagagagagagagagagacaaactgAGAAGGACAGAAGAACAGAGATCAAGAGAGAAAGCACAGAGAATCCAAGAGGAAGAACTGAGGAACCGAGAGgaagaacagagagagaaagaggagataGAGAATCTGAAATTGATCAATGCGGAAATGAGAATGATTGAGCTTGTCAGGACGATGTCTATGAGGAGAAGAGCTGAAGTTTTAGCAGCTCTCATGGCTGCAAGACATACCAAAGATCAGGACAAAAACCgaaaacaatttacatttgAAAGTGATAAAACATACCAGaatttgtaa
- the LOC130435925 gene encoding uncharacterized protein LOC130435925 → MSDDTVLLIPDDDCNSLGRTEGIYWTSINRSHQDLDARSRKHARTIVNSSECRIVLLGKTGSGKSSTGNTILGNDKFESLRLSTNGVTKTCQKEEVKVDEKKVSVIDTPGIFDRLISEEDLVSEIENCVDLSVPGPHVFLMVIRLDVRITDEEINTVKWIQEKFGEDAAHYTIVLFTHADELDGKSLSEHLRDNNDLQPLVNNCGGRCHSFNNRDKTNRSQVTELLKKIEEMVKENGGNHYTNEMFQEAQRKIQIQMFWSQTPRIVLLGKSGSGKTASRKNILGEECHSPNPATKTCEQHETEVDGKKMKIIDTPELFETSKVMLNMKILNSAIKKLFCMSDPAPHVFLLVSKLDGTSTEENTLKWFQENFGEDAVKHTIILFTHVDQLKGKTLNEHIRTRSDLQELTDSCGGRCHSFNNKDMKNRSQVTQLLEKIKNMVEENGGDHYTNEMFQESQRKIHLKIFWSLKPSIVLLGKSGSGKTALRKIILRQEGNSPNSATKTCEEHDANLDGKNIRIIDTPGNFETAEKLRSEIEKVFNMSDPGPHVFLLVIRLGVGITEKDKNTLRCIQENIIEDAAPYTIILFTHADHLRDKTVEECITGRSDLQALVNRCGGRYLSFNDTDRENQHQVTELLQKIETLAERNKWKYFTKDNLIEFMKSKTELEKFTAKLGGFGLAGVISGGTLIGVTELVAAPAVAVGAGVVALGAAAYAYRESMPSSKKIAWDNFVYECNTGLCSGATSPNSSDLRIALLGKNGAEISSAGNRILGRKAFKEKSIVSEVQRGRVEDRNISVIDTPGFFNTEVTDEDLQNEMMKSLSLSYPGPHVFLVIVRPDTFTENDVKKITQKLEENFGVQVFRFTRVLFIRENMSNRDWIEFSLTRNFKELISHFKSKYYVINSESETITRLIEKINDMVKQNDNQHYIIDNYVKFIPKIKQEEEEKVQVMQKDLRLSWTPPVTSPVTRQQANQPQPKPRERILPLTPTEISPVHEKHENKAFGVDHQPQTRLQDLRLPLTPPVTSPVHEKHENKAFGVIHQPHTKAQDLRIVMFGTSGNGKSATGNSILGIDLFKVEMSCESVTTLSETHQNTVDGRNISVTDNPGLFDTSMTTEHLNCEIVKCLYMSAPGPHVFLLIIRLDVKFTEEMNDTVKWIQEVFSKDAINYTMVLFTRGDQLDEPIEDFLKRNKQLKDLVDQCEAGYHVFNNRDRSQRQVTELFEKIDRLVERNGGEHYTNELYQEAQRKINKEQERKKEHRKSEKQRNTEEQRYREEERYREEELRNLEKELRNREEQVKNREQQLRQKEEEQRKREEEEKLRRIRAETRANELNQEDPAASPGVDAVSDRGSFVHRHFFLGNF, encoded by the exons ATGAGTGACGACACAG TTCTTCTGATTCCAGACGATGATTGTAATTCATTAG GAAGGACAGAGGGCATTTATTGGACATCAATTAATCGATCTCATCAGGACTTGGACGCTCGAAGCAGGAAACATGCCAGGACTATAG taaattCATCTGAATGTAGGATTGTTTTGTTGGGAAAAACGGGATCAGGCAAGAGTTCAACAGGAAACACTATACTGGGCAATGACAAATTTGAATCCCTAAGACTTTCTACAAATGGAGTGACTAAAACCTGTCAGAAAGAAGAAGTGAAGGTGGATGAGAAGAAAGTTTCAGTAATTGACACTCCAGGAATATTTGATCGTTTAATCAGTGAAGAAGATCTGGTGTCTGAGATTGAGAATTGTGTTGACTTGTCTGTTCCTGGTCCTCATGTGTTTCTGATGGTCATCAGACTGGATGTGAGAATCACAGATGAGGAGATAAACACAGTGAAATGGATTCAGGAGAAATTTGGTGAAGATGCTGCTCATTACACCATCGTTCTGTTCACTCACGCTGATGAACTAGATGGAAAGTCATTATCTGAGCATTTGAGAGATAATAATGATCTACAGCCACTTGTTAATAATTGTGGAGGCAGATGTCACTCATTCAACAATAGAGACAAGACAAACCGCTCTCAGGTCACCGAACTGCTGAAGAAGATTGAGGAGATGGTGAAAGAGAATGGAGGTAATCACTACACGAATGAGATGTTCCAGGAGGCTCAAAGGAAGATCCAAATACAGATGTTTT GGTCACAGACACCTAGGATTGTGCTGCTGGGTAAGAGTGGATCAGGAAAAACTGCTTCAAGAAAAAACATTCTGGGAGAAGAGTGTCATTCACCAAATCCAGCTACTAAAACCTGTGAACAACATGAAACAGAAGTGGATggaaaaaagatgaaaataattGACACTCCAGAGCTGTTTGAAACATCAAAAGTGATGTTGAATATGAAGATCCTAAATTCTGCAATAAAGAAACTGTTCTGCATGTCTGATCCTGCTCCTCATGTGTTCCTGCTGGTAAGCAAACTGGATGGAACatccacagaagaaaacacgCTGAAATGGTTTCAGGAGAACTTTGGAGAAGATGCAGTAAAACACACCATCATTCTGTTCACTCATGTAGATCAGTTGAAAGGcaaaacattaaatgaacatATCAGAACGAGATCAGATCTACAAGAACTGACTGACAGCTGTGGTGGAAGATGTCACTCGTTTAATAATAAAGATATGAAGAACCGCTCACAGGTCACACAACTGCTGGAGAAGATAAAAAATATGGTGGAAGAGAATGGAGGCGATCACTACACCAATGAGATGTTCCAGGAGTCTCAAAGGAAGAttcatttaaagatatttt gGTCACTGAAACCCAGTATTGTGCTGCTGGGTAAAAGTGGATCAGGAAAAACAGCTTTAAGAAAAATCATTCTGAGACAAGAGGGTAATTCACCAAATTCAGCAACTAAAACTTGTGAAGAACACGATGCAAATTTGGATGGAAAGAACATCAGAATAATTGACACTCCAGGGAATTTTGAAACAGCAGAAAAGCTGAGGTCTGAGATCGAGAAGGTTTTCAACATGTCTGATCCTGGTCCTCATGTGTTTCTGCTGGTCATCAGACTGGGTGTGGGAATCACAGAGAAGGATAAAAACACATTGAGATGCATTCAGGAGAACATTATTGAAGATGCTGCGCCCTACACCATCATTCTGTTCACTCACGCTGACCACCTGAGGGATAAAACAGTAGAAGAGTGTATCACAGGGAGATCAGATCTACAGGCACTGGTGAACAGATGTGGTGGCAGATATCTCTCATTCAACGATACAGACAGAGAAAATCAACATCAGGTCACAGAGCTGCTGCAGAAGATTGAAACATTGGCAGAGAGAAATAAATGGAAGTACTTTACAAAAGATAATTTAATAGAATTCATGAAAAGTAAGACAGAATTAGAAAAGTTTACAGCTAAACTGGGAGGTTTTGGGTTAGCAGGTGTGATATCAGGAGGTACACTGATTGGAGTAACAGAGTTGGTTGCGGCACCAGCAGTCGCAGTTGGAGCAGGTGTAGTTGCACTTGGAGCTGCTGCGTATGCTTACAGAGAGAGTATGCCGTCAAGTAAAAAAATTGCTTGGGATAATTTTGTTTATGAGTGTAATACAGGGCTT TGCT CGGGTGCGACCTCACCTAATTCATCTGATCTCAGGATCGCGTTGTTGGGGAAGAACGGAGCTGAAATAAGTTCTGCAGGAAACAGAATTCTGGGcagaaaagcatttaaagagaagagCATAGTGAGTGAAGTACAGAGAGGACGAGTAGAAGATAGAAACATCTCAGTTATTGACACTCCAGGATTCTTCAACACTGAAGTGACTGATGAAGATCTACAGAATGAAATGATGAagagtctttctctctcttatcCTGGTCCTCATGTCTTCTTGGTGATAGTCAGACCAGACACATTCACAGAAAATGATGTGAAAAAGATCACACAGAAACTTGAGGAAAACTTTGGAGTACAAGTGTTTAGGTTCACTCGAGTGCTGTTTATTAGAGAAAACATGTCAAACAGAGACTGGATAGAGTTTTCACTCACTAGAAATTTTAAGGAACTGATcagccattttaaaagtaaatattatgtGATAAACAGTGAAAGTGAGACAATAACAAGACTTATTGAAAAGATTAATGACATGGTCAAACAGAATGACAACCAGCATTACATCATTGACAATTACGTCAAGTTTATACCAAAGATAAAacaagaggaggaggagaaagTTCAGGTGATGCAAAAAG ACCTCAGACTCTCGTGGACACCACCGGTAACATCACCTGTGACCAGACAGCAGGCAAATCAACCTCAGCCAAAACCTCGAG AACGCATACTCCCATTGACACCAACGGAAATATCACCTGTGCATGAAAAGCATGAAAATAAAGCCTTTGGTGTAGATCATCAACCTCAGACAAGACTTCAAG ACCTCAGACTCCCATTGACACCACCGGTAACATCACCTGTGCATGAAAAGCATGAAAATAAAGCCTTTGGTGTAATTCATCAACCTCATACAAAAGCTCAAG ATCTCAGGATTGTTATGTTCGGCACATCTGGAAATGGAAAGAGTGCAACAGGAAACTCCATCCTGGGAATCGATCTGTTTAAAGTAGAAATGTCTTGTGAATCTGTCACCACGCTGTCTGAAACACATCAGAACACAGTAGATGGCAGAAACATCTCCGTGACCGACAATCCGGGACTGTTTGACACATCAATGACTACAGAGCATCTGAACTGTGAGATTGTGAAATGTCTTTACATGTCAGCTCCTGGTCCTCATGTGTTTCTGCTGATCATCAGACTAGATGTGAAATTCACAGAGGAGATGAATGACACGGTGAAATGGATTCAGGAGGTCTTTTCAAAAGACGCGATAAACTACACTATGGTTCTGTTCACTCGAGGAGATCAGCTGGACGAACCCATAGAAGATTTCctgaagagaaacaaacagCTGAAAGATCTGGTCGATCAGTGTGAAGCTGGATATCATGTTTTTAACAACAGAGACAGAAGTCAAAGACAGGTTACTGAACTGTTCGAGAAGATAGACAGACTGGTGGAGAGGAACGGAGGAGAACACTACACCAATGAACTGTACCAGGAAGCtcagagaaaaataaacaaagagcaggagagaaagaaagaacacaGAAAGAgtgaaaaacagagaaatacaGAAGAGCAGAGATACAGAGAAGAGGAGAGATACAGAGAAGAGGAACTGAGAAACCTGGAGAAAGAACTGAGAAACAGAGAGGAACAGGTGAAAAACAGAGAACAACAACTGAGACAGAAAGAGGAAGagcagagaaaaagagaggaagaAGAGAAACTGAGAAGGATAAGAGCAGAAACAAGAGCAAATGAGTTG AATCAAGAGGATCCAGCTGCTAGCCCAGGTGTGGATGCTGTGAGCGACAGGGGTAGCTTTgtacacagacatttttttcttggaaacttttag
- the LOC130438068 gene encoding uncharacterized protein LOC130438068 → MNILLIFTFFIISGAVRCIDVIGYPGGSVLVNSRNSWCKGCFKYMTKLNPQRNIINYKKHEQSVNVGRFTLYSNKHDHLMIFIRDVNTHDSGTYRIGVESKWSFDMNLKVKDDSCCGTSQRVMVNTGQTSNFTCQYSQDYKTDDKIIFKEGKDALETIYSSWHKDERFSISDDRDKNVFSVRITDVRSEDAGVHLCGVYLNKISYSNSILTAVHLHIMRFEDAHYFCVK, encoded by the exons ATGAACATCCTCCTCATCTTCACTTTCTTCATCATCTCAG GTGCTGTAAGATGCATCGATGTGATTGGATATCCTGGAGGAAGTGTTCTTGTGAATTCACGTAATTCTTGGTGCAAAGGCTGTTTTAAATACATGACTAAACTAAACCCGCAGAGAAACATAATAAACTATAAGAAACACGAGCAATCCGTAAATGTGGGACGATTCACCTTGTATTCCAATAAACATGACCATCTAATGATCTTCATCAGAGATGTGAACACACATGATTCTGGAACATACCGGATTGGTGTTGAAAGTAAATGGTCTTTTGATATGAATCTGAAAGTGAAAGACG ATTCATGTTGTGGGACGTCACAGAGAGTGATGGTCAATACTGGACAAACTTCAAACTTCACCTGTCAATATTCACAAGATTATAAGACTGATGACAAGATCATATTTAAAGAAGGAAAAGACGCCCTTGAGACGATCTACAGCTCATGGCATAAAGATGAGAGATTCAGTATTTCTGATGATAGAGATAAAAATGTCTTCAGTGTGAGAATAACTGATGTGAGATCAGAAGATGCAGGAGTTCATTTATGTGGAGTTTATCTAAACAAAATCTCCTACAGTAACTCCATTCTTACTGCTGTTCATCTTCACATTATGA GGTTTGAAGACGCTCATTACTTTTGTGTTAAATAG